In the Opitutia bacterium genome, one interval contains:
- a CDS encoding DUF4339 domain-containing protein, whose amino-acid sequence MSWHYAEGKEQRGPFSDQEIRDFIATGRVTRATLVWRKGMSTWQPAQDTELFGAPPLTSGATAATEQHRCIITGKLYPASQIIQTPDGPVSHEGKDIYYQSRREGVPVPVADGVSNARADGKYVVVPVASPKLPLRCVKTNAPVTSDESKHKTLFWYPPLLALTILLNLLIFLVLYLIFRKKIVIDIPISAAGRKIVRKHAFIAWGAVLLAVVCLVTAAVEPSLVALLLLAFLLFVGGLIYGALKANLLRAAKLRNGEVWLAGASREFLDSLPPYS is encoded by the coding sequence ATGAGCTGGCACTACGCTGAAGGCAAAGAGCAACGCGGCCCGTTCTCCGATCAGGAGATTCGCGATTTCATCGCCACCGGCCGGGTCACGCGCGCGACGCTCGTCTGGCGCAAAGGCATGTCCACGTGGCAACCCGCCCAGGACACGGAGCTGTTCGGCGCTCCGCCGCTGACATCCGGCGCGACTGCCGCGACCGAACAACATCGCTGCATCATCACCGGCAAGCTCTACCCCGCTTCGCAGATCATCCAAACGCCCGACGGCCCGGTGTCGCACGAAGGCAAGGACATCTACTACCAATCGCGTCGCGAAGGCGTGCCGGTGCCCGTCGCCGACGGCGTCAGCAACGCCCGCGCCGACGGCAAATACGTCGTCGTGCCGGTCGCGAGCCCTAAGCTACCCCTGCGCTGCGTGAAGACCAACGCGCCGGTCACGTCCGACGAATCCAAGCACAAGACGCTCTTTTGGTATCCGCCGCTCCTCGCGCTCACGATCCTGCTGAACCTGCTGATCTTCCTCGTCCTCTACCTGATCTTCCGGAAGAAAATCGTCATCGACATCCCGATCAGTGCCGCCGGCCGCAAGATCGTGCGCAAACACGCCTTCATCGCGTGGGGCGCGGTGCTGCTGGCGGTTGTCTGCCTCGTCACGGCTGCAGTCGAGCCATCGCTCGTCGCGCTTCTGCTCCTCGCCTTCTTGCTCTTCGTCGGTGGTCTGATCTACGGCGCCTTGAAGGCCAACCTCCTCCGCGCCGCGAAGCTCCGCAACGGCGAGGTCTGGCTCGCAGGTGCCTCGCGCGAATTCCTCGATTCGCTGCCGCCCTACTCCTGA
- a CDS encoding DUF362 domain-containing protein translates to MKTSRRDFLKTGLALAATVSAGRFTRALAADAPAAPRTILAAVRDGSRTAMLDRALAELGGLGQFVHPGQTVLIKPNIGWDVAPDLGANTHPELVGHLVKLCRDAGAKSVSVFDHTCDQWQRCYANSGIEPAVREAGGIVVTGDDHALYRTVEIPRGVKLKSAEVHQLVLDSEVFINVPVLKHHSGSLMTGAAKNLMGVVWDRRFYHRNDLHQCIADFLTFRKPDLNIVDAYHPMVRNGPRGRAADDVVELRSLLASTDIVAVDTAAARLLSQNPADIRHIGLAAAHGVGTSNLDSLDIRRVKLA, encoded by the coding sequence ATGAAGACCAGTCGCCGCGACTTCCTCAAAACTGGCCTGGCGCTCGCCGCGACCGTTTCCGCCGGTCGTTTCACCCGCGCCCTCGCCGCCGACGCCCCCGCCGCGCCGCGCACGATTCTCGCCGCCGTCCGCGACGGCTCGCGCACCGCCATGCTCGACCGCGCCCTCGCCGAACTCGGCGGCCTCGGCCAGTTCGTGCACCCCGGCCAGACCGTTTTGATCAAGCCCAACATCGGCTGGGACGTCGCGCCCGACCTCGGCGCCAACACCCATCCCGAACTCGTCGGCCACCTGGTGAAACTCTGCCGCGACGCCGGCGCGAAATCCGTCAGCGTCTTCGACCACACGTGCGACCAGTGGCAACGCTGCTACGCCAACAGCGGCATCGAGCCGGCCGTGCGCGAAGCCGGCGGCATCGTCGTCACCGGCGACGACCACGCCCTCTACCGCACGGTCGAGATTCCGCGCGGCGTGAAGCTGAAGTCCGCCGAGGTGCACCAACTCGTCCTCGACAGCGAAGTGTTCATCAACGTCCCCGTCCTCAAACATCACAGCGGCTCGCTCATGACCGGCGCGGCGAAGAACCTCATGGGCGTCGTGTGGGACCGCCGCTTCTACCACCGCAACGACCTGCACCAGTGCATCGCGGATTTCCTCACGTTCCGAAAACCAGACCTCAACATCGTCGACGCTTACCACCCGATGGTCCGCAACGGCCCGCGCGGCCGCGCCGCGGATGACGTCGTCGAACTCCGCAGCCTGCTCGCCTCGACCGACATCGTTGCCGTCGACACCGCCGCCGCGCGCCTGCTCAGCCAGAATCCCGCGGACATCCGGCACATCGGCCTCGCCGCCGCGCACGGCGTCGGCACGTCGAATCTCGACTCGCTCGACATTCGCCGCGTCAAGCTCGCCTGA
- a CDS encoding 4Fe-4S binding protein, translated as MRRWLKPLRVAIALVFLGVLTAAFLDFRGLVPARLAHAFAAVQIGPAALAATAGAVLGGVALAVILVVTLLFGRVYCSVICPLGILQDVIARLRHRRSRVLRFSAGNKLLRYGVLAGALLAVGLGATGAAFTLLDPYSHFGRIVATLGRSALVFGNNALVPVAQALGGQAIYRVPPPAPSLGLVLFALGAAITVTALALWRSRIYCNTVCPVGTALGLLSRASAFRLTIDQTACTKCTDCLRACKAQCIDLRTGDIDASRCVSCANCLGACQHGGIAYRFAWRRTPRAPDSQRRAFVASALLLPPLAALPSAAPKPRRAPVAPPGAQNVDRLLDRCTGCQLCVTACPTQVLQPSVFDYGWFGFAKPHLDFGRAFCNFDCLRCGEVCPTGAITPLALADKRLTSVGTAKFERSRCIVETDGTDCAACSEHCPTKAVNTVPFRDNLRLPEVKEDLCIGCGACEFACPVRPQRAITVTARATHTRAAKAVEAKPQLPKPVGDFPF; from the coding sequence GTGCGTCGCTGGCTGAAACCGCTCCGCGTCGCCATCGCGCTCGTCTTCCTCGGCGTCCTCACCGCCGCGTTCCTGGATTTTCGCGGCCTCGTGCCGGCGCGCCTCGCGCACGCATTCGCCGCCGTCCAGATCGGACCCGCCGCACTCGCCGCGACAGCGGGCGCGGTGCTCGGCGGCGTGGCCCTCGCAGTGATCCTCGTCGTCACGCTGCTCTTCGGACGGGTGTATTGCTCGGTCATCTGCCCGCTCGGAATTCTTCAGGACGTGATCGCGCGCCTGCGCCACCGGCGCTCGCGCGTGCTCCGCTTCAGCGCCGGGAACAAACTTCTCCGTTACGGCGTTCTCGCTGGCGCGCTTCTGGCCGTCGGCCTCGGCGCGACCGGCGCCGCCTTCACGTTGCTCGATCCCTACAGCCACTTCGGCCGCATCGTCGCCACCCTCGGCCGCTCCGCTCTGGTCTTCGGCAACAACGCACTCGTTCCCGTCGCGCAGGCGCTCGGCGGGCAGGCCATCTATCGCGTGCCGCCGCCCGCTCCTTCGCTGGGCCTCGTGCTGTTCGCGCTCGGCGCGGCGATCACCGTCACGGCACTGGCTCTCTGGCGCAGCCGGATTTACTGCAACACGGTTTGTCCGGTCGGCACGGCGCTCGGGCTCCTCTCGCGCGCGAGCGCGTTTCGCCTGACGATCGACCAAACCGCCTGCACGAAGTGCACCGACTGCCTGCGCGCATGCAAAGCGCAGTGCATCGACCTCCGCACCGGCGACATCGACGCCTCACGCTGCGTCTCGTGCGCAAACTGCCTCGGCGCCTGCCAGCACGGCGGCATCGCGTATCGCTTCGCGTGGCGCCGCACGCCGCGTGCGCCGGACTCACAGCGGCGCGCCTTCGTCGCCAGCGCGCTGCTTTTGCCGCCGCTGGCCGCACTCCCAAGCGCCGCGCCCAAACCGCGCCGCGCTCCTGTCGCGCCACCGGGCGCGCAAAACGTCGATCGCCTGCTCGACCGCTGCACGGGTTGCCAACTCTGCGTGACGGCCTGCCCCACGCAGGTGCTGCAACCGTCGGTGTTCGACTACGGCTGGTTCGGATTCGCCAAGCCCCACCTCGATTTCGGGCGCGCCTTCTGCAACTTCGACTGCCTTCGCTGCGGCGAAGTCTGTCCCACCGGCGCAATCACACCGCTGGCGCTCGCCGACAAGCGCCTGACGAGCGTCGGCACCGCGAAGTTCGAACGCTCGCGCTGCATCGTCGAGACCGACGGCACCGATTGCGCCGCCTGCTCGGAACACTGCCCGACCAAGGCGGTGAACACCGTGCCGTTTCGCGACAATCTCCGCCTCCCGGAGGTGAAGGAGGATCTTTGTATCGGCTGCGGCGCCTGCGAATTCGCGTGTCCCGTGCGTCCGCAACGAGCGATCACTGTCACCGCTCGCGCGACTCACACCCGTGCCGCAAAGGCGGTCGAGGCCAAGCCCCAGCTACCGAAGCCCGTCGGAGATTTCCCGTTCTGA
- a CDS encoding alpha/beta hydrolase, which produces MLRVVSLALLLATMLSASEHPVISLWPEGIPGAKPHEKPFVVDATGRVSAIHEPTLAVWPAAPDKANGTAVVICPGGGYSVLSEQREGVRYAQWLNELGVTCFIVRSRLKEYGHPAPLRDVLRALRIVRSRAAEFGVDPHRIGIIGSSAGGHLASSAATLYDHADGKTGAALDAVSARPDFALLLYPVILMEGPHTHAGSRDNLIGAHAAPELVALLSTDRQVTKDTPPTFLIHAEDDKSVPVENTLSFYAALRRAGVPAEIHLYEKGGHGFAMEATHPPTAQWPQRAETWLRSHGWVK; this is translated from the coding sequence ATGTTGCGCGTCGTCTCCCTCGCCCTGCTTCTCGCCACCATGCTCTCCGCGTCCGAACACCCCGTGATTTCCCTCTGGCCCGAAGGCATCCCCGGCGCCAAGCCGCACGAAAAACCCTTCGTCGTCGACGCCACCGGCCGCGTCTCCGCCATCCACGAGCCCACGCTGGCCGTCTGGCCCGCCGCGCCCGACAAAGCCAACGGCACCGCAGTCGTCATCTGCCCCGGCGGCGGCTATTCCGTCCTCTCCGAACAACGCGAAGGCGTCCGCTATGCGCAGTGGCTCAACGAACTCGGTGTCACCTGCTTCATCGTGCGCTCGCGCCTCAAGGAATACGGACATCCGGCGCCGTTGCGCGACGTGTTGCGCGCGCTGCGCATCGTCCGCTCGCGCGCCGCGGAGTTCGGCGTCGATCCGCACCGCATCGGCATCATCGGCTCCTCCGCCGGTGGCCACCTCGCATCGAGCGCCGCCACGCTCTACGATCACGCCGACGGCAAAACCGGCGCTGCGCTCGACGCCGTGAGCGCGCGACCGGATTTCGCCCTGTTGCTCTACCCGGTCATCCTGATGGAAGGCCCGCACACCCACGCCGGCTCACGCGACAATCTCATCGGGGCCCACGCGGCGCCGGAGTTGGTCGCACTCCTGTCGACCGACCGGCAGGTCACCAAGGACACGCCGCCGACATTTCTCATTCACGCGGAGGACGACAAGTCGGTGCCGGTCGAGAACACGCTCTCGTTCTACGCCGCGCTCCGCCGCGCCGGCGTGCCGGCCGAGATTCACCTCTACGAGAAAGGCGGCCACGGCTTCGCGATGGAGGCCACGCATCCGCCGACCGCTCAATGGCCGCAGCGCGCGGAGACTTGGCTGCGCAGCCACGGCTGGGTGAAATGA
- a CDS encoding GreA/GreB family elongation factor, translating to MSRAFTREDDARDVVIPRRISPLPPGARNYLTAAGAERLRSELKELTDRAPRLIAESADEGGRGADAKEELQRAEERIAYLQQSLATAEIAVPPPTPHDVVRFGAVVTVRDANGAVSTYHIVGVDETDLSADAVSWLSPIARALLNARLGQKVPFKFPTGATELEITGIRY from the coding sequence ATGAGCCGAGCTTTCACTCGTGAGGACGACGCGCGCGACGTCGTTATTCCGCGCCGGATTTCGCCGCTGCCGCCGGGAGCGCGCAATTATCTCACCGCCGCCGGGGCGGAGCGGTTGCGGAGTGAGCTGAAGGAGCTCACGGACCGCGCGCCGCGTCTCATTGCGGAATCCGCCGACGAAGGCGGGCGCGGCGCCGATGCGAAAGAGGAGCTGCAGCGCGCCGAGGAACGCATCGCTTATCTGCAACAAAGCCTGGCGACTGCCGAAATCGCCGTGCCGCCGCCGACTCCGCACGACGTCGTGCGCTTCGGCGCGGTCGTCACGGTGCGCGACGCCAATGGCGCCGTGTCGACCTATCACATCGTGGGCGTGGACGAGACCGATCTCTCCGCCGACGCCGTCAGCTGGCTTTCGCCCATCGCGCGAGCGCTGCTCAACGCGCGTCTCGGACAGAAGGTGCCGTTCAAGTTTCCGACGGGCGCGACGGAACTCGAGATCACAGGCATTCGTTACTGA
- a CDS encoding DUF1294 domain-containing protein: MTTRATDRGAGVLFALIALLILPGVALWPWLQRVGPEWLLAPAALSVLSFSFYAFDKRRATRAGGRLPEAQLLAIDARGGWPGGLVAQQLLRHKNAKLSYQLMFWLIVASHEAVAAWWLFG, translated from the coding sequence ATGACGACTCGCGCGACGGATCGCGGCGCGGGCGTGTTGTTCGCGCTCATCGCCCTGTTGATCCTGCCCGGTGTGGCGCTTTGGCCGTGGCTGCAACGCGTGGGCCCCGAGTGGCTGCTGGCTCCTGCCGCGCTGTCGGTGTTGTCGTTTTCCTTCTACGCGTTCGACAAGCGCCGCGCCACGCGCGCGGGCGGGCGGTTGCCCGAGGCACAGTTGCTCGCGATCGACGCGCGGGGAGGATGGCCGGGCGGGCTCGTGGCGCAGCAGCTCCTGCGGCACAAGAACGCGAAGTTGAGTTACCAACTGATGTTCTGGCTGATCGTGGCGAGCCACGAGGCGGTCGCAGCGTGGTGGCTCTTCGGTTAG